Proteins co-encoded in one Quercus robur chromosome 8, dhQueRobu3.1, whole genome shotgun sequence genomic window:
- the LOC126696167 gene encoding uncharacterized protein LOC126696167: protein MGDDEAFDSFYGKLNEIVIAKLNLEEKIEDSNGKPFSKGKFSSSKGDRKEFKKKDGKEFQSPQGIVCYECNGHGHLKKECPNYLRGKKFEDEDICQNEGENNLQEAYDSLLEDCGKYAKVANLDVKKMKKVEEEHKGILVQLKESKCEEERLKGELVAPYSKIKFLELEIIQANVKVERISTKKLDNVLSSQKSSHDKTGLGYTREGSSSSEPKKEIRFVSAKNDEKLKEVKLETKTSAVVKRTVGAKPKEKGKSLPKNQRGPQVKHLCHHCGAQGHTRLNFFKLHALEKAETSRRRPRGAQTKGNSEGHLLGHM, encoded by the exons ATGGGAGATGATGAGGCTTTCGAttctttctatggaaagctcaatgaaattgtaattgctaagctcaatctCGAAGAGAAGATTGAAGATTCTAA tgGGAAGCCTTTCAGCAAGGGAAAGTTTTCATCATCCAAGGGTGATAGGAAGGAgtttaaaaagaaagatgggaaggagTTTCAATCCCCTCAAGGAATTGTGTGTTACGAATGCAATGGTCATGGGCATCTCAAGAAGGAGTGTCCTAACTACCTGAGAGGGAAGA AATTCGAAGATGAAGATATATGCCAAAATGAAGGGGAGAACAACCTTCAAGAAGCCTATGATTCTCTGCTAGAAGATTGTGGCAAATACGCCAAAGTTGCTAACCTTgatgtgaaaaagatgaaaaaggttgaagaagaaCATAAGGGTATACTTGTGCAACTTAAGGAATCAAAGTGTGAAGAAGAAAGACTCAAAGGAGAGTTGGTTGCACCTTATTCTaagatcaagtttcttgaacttgaaatcatTCAAGCAAATGTCAAGGTTGAGCGCATTTCCaccaagaaacttgacaatgtgCTATCTTCTCAGAAATCCTCACATGATAAGACCGGTTTGGGTTATACCAGAGAAGGAAGTTCTAGCAGCGAACCCAAGAAGGAAATACGATTCGTATCAGCCAAGAATGATGAGAAACTTAAAGAAGTGAAGCTTGAGACTAAGACCTCTGCTGTAGTTAAGAGGACCGTTGGtgcaaaaccaaaggaaaaagggaagtcattacccaaaaatcaaagaggGCCTCAAGTAAAGCATTTGTGTCATCATTGTGGCGCACAAGGACACACAAGGCTGAATTTTTTCAAGCTTCATGCACTCGAAAAGGCTGAAACTTCAAGGAGAAGACCAAGGGGAGCACAAACTAAGGGAAATAGTGAAGGACATCTATTAGGACACATGTGA